The sequence CGGCATGAAGCAGCGCGTCGCGCTGGCCCGAACGCTTGCTTATCATCCCGAGGTCCTGCTGATGGACGAGCCCTTCGGCGCCCTGGATGCTCACACAAGGACGCGCCTGCAGAACGATCTCCTGAATATCTGGGAACGCGACCGCAAGACGGTGCTGTTCGTCACTCACTCGGTCGACGAGGCGGTGTTCCTGTCGGACAAGGTCGTGATGATGTCGGGATCGCCCGGCCGCATCCGGCAGGTGATCGACATCGATCTGCCGCGGCCGCGCCGCCGCAATGAGCTGTTGCTCGATCCGCGCTACCAGAAATACGTCGTCGACATCGAACGCATGTTCGACGAGAGCGACGAGGCCGGGTCATGCTCATGATGACGCCGGCCGCCCTGGTCAGACGCGCTGCCCCGGTGCTCGCATGCATCGGGTTGCTGGCGGTGTGGCAGGTCGCCTCGCTCGCGCTGAAGAACGACAGCTTTCCGACGGCGCTCGAGGCGATCCGTGCGATACCGGACATCCTTGGCGACAGGGAATCGTTGATCAACATCCTGGCCTCGCTCCGCCGGATGGCGATCGGGTTCGGCATAGCCGTGCTGCTTTCGATTCCGCTCGGGCTGTTGATGGGCCGCAGCCGCGCTGTCACCGCTTTCTTCAATCCGCTGCTGATGGTGATCTACCCCGTGCCGAAAGCGGCCTTGATGCCGATCATCATGCTGTGGCTCGGCGTCGGCGACGTCACAAAGACGCTGGTGATCTTCCTCGGCGTCAGCCTGCCCGTGATCTATCACAGCTTTGAGGGTGCCAAGGCGGTCGAAGAAAAGATGCTGTGGTCAGGCGCCGCAATGGGGCTCTCGCCCCTGCAACGCCTGGTGCGGATCGTGCTGCCGGCGGCGCTACCGGAAATCCTGACGGGGTGCCGCACGGGCTTGGTGCTGGCGCTGATCACGATGATCACGAGCGAAATGATCGCGCGCCAGTCCGGCGCCGGCAACATCCTGTTCAACGCGCTCGACATGGGACAATATGACACCGTCTTTGCGATGATCATCATCGTGGGAGCGATGGGCATCTGCCTCGATGCGATCTTCGAGCGGATCCGCGCGCGGCTCGTCCGCTGGTCCGAACCTCAGTTCGACATGCCCCTGAGCTTCTCATGACAGCGCGCCTTTTCCCCACAAGCTTCATTCTCGGGCTCGCGCCGATCGCGCTGGTGATCGCCCTGTGGCAGGGACTGGTGTCATTCGGCTTTGCGCCAGTCGTCCTGCTCCCGCCGCCGGGATATGTCTTCGGCCGGTTGGTGCAGCAACTGGTGACGTGGACGTTTCAGCAGGAGATCGCCGCGACCCTGATCCGGCTGTTCTCCGGCTTCGCGATTGCGGTCGTCCTCGGCGTCAGCATCGGCATCGCCGCTGCCGCCAGTCCCGCGATCAATGCCGTGGTTCGGCCGATCGTGCGCGTATTGGCGCCGTTGCCCAAGGTTGCGCTCTATCCGGCGCTGCTGCTCCTGCTCGGCTTCGGCCACGGATCGAAGATTACGCTGGTGGCGGCGGATGCGCTCTTTCCCATCCTGCTCTCCACCTATTATGGCGCCTCGACCGTCGAGCAGAAGCTGATCTGGTCGGCCATGGCGGCGGGAACGCCGCGCTACGGAATCCTGTTCAAGGTGGTGCTGCCGGCGGCGATGCCGTCGATCCTGACCGGCTGCCGGATCGGCCTTGTGATTTCCTGCATCGTGGTGTTTCTGGCCGAGATGATCACGTCGACCGACGGACTTGGCCATGCGCTCGTCACGGCGGCCCGGACCTTCCAGGCCGTCGATATGTTCGTGCCGCTGATCACGATCTCGCTGCTGGGCTTGATCCTGAATGGCCTGCTCGGGGCGGTGCGCTCGTACCTGCTGCGCGGCTTCCCTGAAGCGTAGGCTGGCCAGGAAGAAACTAGAAGACCGGGAGTAAACCATGCTGGCTGATCGGATCGAGGCAAAATGGATCGACGCGTTTTGCGAGATCTTTGAGCGATGCGCGGTCAAGGCCGGCGATACTGCGGCGATCCTCTCGGAGACGCAGTCGCGTGCGTTGAACGTTCATCTGGCCGAGCTCGCGCTGCTGCGCATGGGCGCGCGGCCGTTTCATGTGGTGATGCCGACTCCGCGCAACCGGAATGTCGTGCCGGTTCGCTCGACGGGAGCGAGCGAAGCGATCCAAAAACTTGGTCCGGTCATCACGGCACTTCAGCAGGCCGGCTTTGTGGTGGATTGCACCATCGAGGGCCTGATGCATGCGGTGGAGACGCCGGAGATCCTCAAGGCCGGCGCGCGCATTTTGGTGATCTCGAACGAGCATCCCGAGGCGCTGGAGCGCATGGTGCCGGATCCCGCGCTGGAGAAGCGCGTTCGCGCAGCGGCGAAGATGCTGCGCGGAACCAAGCGGATGCGGGTCACGTCAAAGGCTGGCACGGCGCTCGACGTCGACATGGTCGGTGCCTCCACGGTCGGCGTGTGGGGCTGGACCGACAAGCCGGGCACGCTGGCGCATTGGCCCGGCGGCATCGTCGTCAGCTTCCCCAAGAGCGGAACGGTCAACGGCACGCTGGTAATGGCGCCCGGAGACATCAATCTGACCTTCAAGCGTTACCTGGCGTCGCCGGTGAAAATGACACTGAAGGATGATTATGTCGTCGAGCTGGAAGGCGAGGGCGCGGATGCCGCGATGATGCGCGCGTATCTTGCCGCCTGGGGCGATCGCGAGGCCTATGCAGTCTCGCATGTCGGATTCGGCATGAACCCGGGCGCGCGCTACGAAGCGCTGTCGATGTACGATCAGCGCGACACCAACGGTACGGAAATTCGCGCCGTCTCCGGCAACTTCCTGTTCTCGACTGGCGCCAACGAATTCGCCGGCCGCTATACGGCGGGCCATTTTGACCTGCCGATGATGGGAACAACGATCGAGCTCGATGGCGTCGCAGTCGTGCGGGAGGGCGTGCTCCAGGACGTCTTTGGCTAGTTGCGGTCGAGCACGGGTGGGCGAGCCAGGTCGAAGTGCCGGAGCAGGTCCACCATGGCCTGGAGCCGTTTTGCGCGATAGGCGTCGACGTCCAGGCCGGAATAATCGAGGAAACCCGCACCCGTTCGCAAGCCGATCCGGCCCTCATGCATGTTGCGCGAGATGACGTCCGGCGCGCGATAGCGATCACTGCCGAGTGCGCTTTCGAGATAGCGGCTGGCATAGTACAGGATATCGCCGCCGCCCCAGTCGATGAATTCGAGCAGCCCGAGGACGGCATAGCGGAAGCCAAAGCCGTAGCGGATTGCCTTGTCGATCTCTTCGGCGCTGGCGACGCCTTCCTCGACCATGCGCGCGGCTTCATTCATCGCCAGCGCCTGGATGCGCGGGACGATGAAGCCGGGCGTTGCCGCGCAAACCACCGGCACCTTGCCGATGCCCTCGAGCAGCGCCTTGACCCCGTCGACGATGGCTCGATCAGTGGCCTGGCCGGGAGAGACCTCGACCAGCGGGATCAGATAGGCTGGATTGAGCCAGTGCACGTTGAGGAAGCGGCGGGGATTCACGACCGCGCCGGAGAGATCGTCGACCAGGATCGTCGACGTGGTCGATGCGATGATCGTATCGACGCCGACCTGCTTCGAAGCCGCGGCCAGCACCTCGCACTTGAGCTCGACGACCTCAGGGACGCCCTCGAAGACCATTCCGGCTTCGGCCAGTGCCACGCCGCTCTGACTGGCTGGCACCACCGACACACGCGCGATGAGCAGATCGACATCCGTCTCGGTCAGCAGCCCCAGTTTCGAGAGGCTTGCAAAAGTCTTCCTGACCTCGCCGAGCGCGTCCGTCTCCAGCCTGCCGAAATCCTCCGCGGAACGGGCCTTGATGTCGATCATCGTGACCATGTGGCCCGCGTAAGCGAACGCGACGGCGATGCCGCGCCCCATGCGGCCGGCCCCGAGACAGGCGATGTTGGCGCGAGGGGTCATCGATCAGAATCCATTGCGAAGCAGCGTCTGCAGTTCGGTCTTGCCGAGCTTGCCAAGCCCCAGCGTCTCGAGCGTTCGTCCGCCTCGGACAAAATCCTCGCCGCAGATGGCGCCGCCAATGGCGAGGAAGGCCTTGGCCAGCGGCGTGGCCACGCCGGCGAGGCCCGCGATGGACACCAGCAGCGACAGCCCCAGCCGCAGATCTTCACGCATGTAGCGGTGCTCCGTCAGCACGAGCCGCTCGCGCCAGTCGCCGGAATCCGTCAGCTGGTCATGCGAGCCGCGGCCATACATCCAGATTTCGCCCTCCCTCGCGTAATGATGGGCAAGCGGGAAATGTGGCGCGCCGTATCCGAGCGCTTCACGCACGGCGATCCGTTCCGCGTCGAGCGCGTCGGTCACCCGGCGGATCACAGCCTGCGTGCCCTCCTTGTGGATGTCCCACTTTTCGAAATGTTCGATCGGGCCAGCGTTCATCACGATCAGCGGCGGATGAATGATCGGACCCGCATTCATGAGCGCGCCGGAGAGCGCGTCTCCGCAGGGTTCGATCGCATCGGGGAAACCGCGGCCGATGATTTCGAGTGCGTGCGATGCC comes from Bradyrhizobium diazoefficiens and encodes:
- a CDS encoding ABC transporter permease translates to MMTPAALVRRAAPVLACIGLLAVWQVASLALKNDSFPTALEAIRAIPDILGDRESLINILASLRRMAIGFGIAVLLSIPLGLLMGRSRAVTAFFNPLLMVIYPVPKAALMPIIMLWLGVGDVTKTLVIFLGVSLPVIYHSFEGAKAVEEKMLWSGAAMGLSPLQRLVRIVLPAALPEILTGCRTGLVLALITMITSEMIARQSGAGNILFNALDMGQYDTVFAMIIIVGAMGICLDAIFERIRARLVRWSEPQFDMPLSFS
- a CDS encoding ABC transporter permease, yielding MTARLFPTSFILGLAPIALVIALWQGLVSFGFAPVVLLPPPGYVFGRLVQQLVTWTFQQEIAATLIRLFSGFAIAVVLGVSIGIAAAASPAINAVVRPIVRVLAPLPKVALYPALLLLLGFGHGSKITLVAADALFPILLSTYYGASTVEQKLIWSAMAAGTPRYGILFKVVLPAAMPSILTGCRIGLVISCIVVFLAEMITSTDGLGHALVTAARTFQAVDMFVPLITISLLGLILNGLLGAVRSYLLRGFPEA
- a CDS encoding peptidase M29 translates to MLADRIEAKWIDAFCEIFERCAVKAGDTAAILSETQSRALNVHLAELALLRMGARPFHVVMPTPRNRNVVPVRSTGASEAIQKLGPVITALQQAGFVVDCTIEGLMHAVETPEILKAGARILVISNEHPEALERMVPDPALEKRVRAAAKMLRGTKRMRVTSKAGTALDVDMVGASTVGVWGWTDKPGTLAHWPGGIVVSFPKSGTVNGTLVMAPGDINLTFKRYLASPVKMTLKDDYVVELEGEGADAAMMRAYLAAWGDREAYAVSHVGFGMNPGARYEALSMYDQRDTNGTEIRAVSGNFLFSTGANEFAGRYTAGHFDLPMMGTTIELDGVAVVREGVLQDVFG
- a CDS encoding 3-hydroxybutyryl-CoA dehydrogenase, whose amino-acid sequence is MTPRANIACLGAGRMGRGIAVAFAYAGHMVTMIDIKARSAEDFGRLETDALGEVRKTFASLSKLGLLTETDVDLLIARVSVVPASQSGVALAEAGMVFEGVPEVVELKCEVLAAASKQVGVDTIIASTTSTILVDDLSGAVVNPRRFLNVHWLNPAYLIPLVEVSPGQATDRAIVDGVKALLEGIGKVPVVCAATPGFIVPRIQALAMNEAARMVEEGVASAEEIDKAIRYGFGFRYAVLGLLEFIDWGGGDILYYASRYLESALGSDRYRAPDVISRNMHEGRIGLRTGAGFLDYSGLDVDAYRAKRLQAMVDLLRHFDLARPPVLDRN
- a CDS encoding NAD/NADP-dependent octopine/nopaline dehydrogenase family protein: MKIAVLGGGNGSFAAAGDFALSGHEVRLWRRDADQVAAHRAAGSRILVKDHNGRHDIKLALVTTDIADAVNGTELILCPAPAFAQPDIARLLAPHLRDGQVVFLPPATFGSMIFAQAARDAGNRAKVSFAETGTLPWLTRKHGAFEVAITIRAKRLPVGVFPLDQASHALEIIGRGFPDAIEPCGDALSGALMNAGPIIHPPLIVMNAGPIEHFEKWDIHKEGTQAVIRRVTDALDAERIAVREALGYGAPHFPLAHHYAREGEIWMYGRGSHDQLTDSGDWRERLVLTEHRYMREDLRLGLSLLVSIAGLAGVATPLAKAFLAIGGAICGEDFVRGGRTLETLGLGKLGKTELQTLLRNGF